ATCCATaaataatacataaaataaatgtatatatgaaAAATATAACATGAGTATTAAACCtaacacataaaaaataaagaaggTTTTAAGTTTTAATAATGAGAATAGGGCTCTTAACTCAGACTGTTAAGTTTGATTAGTCTGCGATCCAGCTGTCTCAACTCCTCCACTGAAGCGGCACTCTCAAATCTGAATCCCTCAATGACCAAAATGTCACCAATGCCATCTTCACTTGTTTCCTGGTTAATCTTTGTGTACAACAAAAAGAACCATTTTAGCTGATTGATAATTATAATTGATGATCGTCTATGTCATAAGCTTAATACAGATACAATGAGGACCACTGGCATGGACCTCTACTGCGCTAAATGGTCATCATTATAGCTTAGGGGCAGCTTCGGAggtgaagataaaaaaaaaagtaccttGCCATGCCTCTTGGTGGTGCTGTTGTGCGACTGTTTTGATTGGGACTCCGTAGCACATTCCGTTATCATATTCTCTATTGATGTCAGTAGTCCCGTGGCCTGGAAAAGCACTACACTAACACAGATTAACAGTGACACACTCTCAGTGTCATGACAATTGAGTGTGACCTGTGAGCACAATAAATGAACACAATCCAAACATGTCAAAACCTTTGACCTACTGGTGAGAAATGTTGAACACTTCAAACAAAGACATTACCTCATTGTACAGATGACATAGCATTTACAATGAACATTGTCCTAAAAAAAggtaatgaaattaaatgtgtaCCAACTCACACTCTTGTGGCTTAAAGTGGCACAGCTTAAGTCTCTCTTCACAAGTCATGTCTTGAATGTGCATCGCTTCCTCCATGGCTATTTTATAGGATTGCTTTAAGGCGCCCTTCAAACATTTGGCCTTAGGggaaaaacatcaacaacaacaacaactgaacATGTGTCTCCTAACGACGCAAAATATGTACATAAGGTTTCTCTTTTAAATGACTCTCACATTAGTTGGCAGCAGACGGAAGAGCTCCACTTTGGGTACTAGTGCCCAAAATCTTGTGTGAGGACTCCCAAGAAATTCGACATGGTACTGAACCGCATTCCCATCTGTATCATGAGTCACATACTCATCATAGGAGGGATCAGGGCTCAGTATTGCTGGCCACCTGTGCAttgatacacacaaatacaacgtCCCCATTTAACACTGTTAAtgatgacaaaacacacacagaagtaaaGTTTTTT
The DNA window shown above is from Clupea harengus chromosome 11, Ch_v2.0.2, whole genome shotgun sequence and carries:
- the LOC105893963 gene encoding zinc finger CW-type PWWP domain protein 2; translated protein: MDYFDHIASEDETAYLSRWIWVQCESPNCLKWRHISKHDELDLDKPWFCHMNPDPFLSQCTVPQASSYKDSALSRQGLRVIYSQLPAGSLVLVKASKWPLWPAILSPDPSYDEYVTHDTDGNAVQYHVEFLGSPHTRFWALVPKVELFRLLPTNAKCLKGALKQSYKIAMEEAMHIQDMTCEERLKLCHFKPQELLFQATGLLTSIENMITECATESQSKQSHNSTTKRHGKINQETSEDGIGDILVIEGFRFESAASVEELRQLDRRLIKLNSLS